The following proteins are co-located in the Echinicola sp. 20G genome:
- a CDS encoding glycoside hydrolase family 88 protein, giving the protein MKKHWYVFLITAGMMAASCGQNTNNKDKIEKETEVVDGLGNQIGQALDRAAVQYKHMMTLLPEGEFPKTYHPKTDKFEGSGSGWWCSGFYPGTLLYLNEYNADKVLKGEADRALDLLKKEQYNTSTHDLGFMMYCSFGNAFRLDPKPEYKEILIQSAQSLSTRFSEKVGAIKSWDSKEGDFLVIIDNMMNLELLFWATAATGDSTYYDIAIKHADTTLKNHFREDHSSYHVLNYDPETGEVNKKRTAQGYADESAWARGQAWGLYGYTVMYRVTKEQKYLDQAVAIADFVLNHPNMPEDKVPYWDFDAPNIPDELRDSSAGAIMASALLELAEYVEAGKAEKYGQDAKQMINTLTGPEYIAAEGTNGGFLLKHGVGHIPENSEIDVPLTYGDYYLVEAMLRYLQ; this is encoded by the coding sequence ATGAAAAAGCATTGGTATGTCTTTTTAATTACGGCCGGAATGATGGCCGCTAGCTGTGGACAAAACACAAATAATAAAGATAAGATCGAGAAGGAAACAGAGGTGGTTGATGGTTTAGGGAATCAAATTGGCCAAGCCTTGGACCGTGCTGCTGTCCAATACAAGCATATGATGACCTTGTTGCCGGAAGGGGAGTTTCCGAAAACATACCACCCCAAGACCGATAAGTTTGAGGGTAGCGGTTCAGGCTGGTGGTGCAGTGGATTCTATCCAGGGACACTACTTTATTTAAATGAATACAATGCTGATAAGGTGTTGAAAGGCGAAGCTGACCGAGCTTTGGATTTACTCAAAAAGGAGCAATACAATACTTCCACACACGATTTGGGATTTATGATGTATTGTAGTTTTGGAAATGCCTTTAGACTTGATCCCAAACCTGAATACAAAGAAATATTGATCCAAAGTGCCCAGTCCCTTTCGACAAGGTTTAGTGAAAAAGTAGGAGCAATAAAATCGTGGGATTCCAAAGAGGGAGATTTTTTGGTTATTATAGATAATATGATGAATTTGGAGTTACTCTTTTGGGCTACAGCAGCAACAGGTGATTCCACTTACTATGATATTGCCATCAAACATGCCGATACGACTTTAAAGAATCATTTCCGAGAAGATCACAGCTCTTACCATGTGCTTAACTATGACCCCGAAACTGGTGAGGTGAATAAAAAGAGAACGGCTCAAGGTTATGCGGATGAGTCTGCTTGGGCCAGAGGACAGGCTTGGGGCTTATATGGCTATACGGTAATGTATCGCGTAACCAAGGAACAAAAGTATTTGGATCAGGCAGTGGCCATTGCAGACTTTGTGTTAAATCATCCAAACATGCCTGAAGATAAAGTCCCTTACTGGGATTTTGATGCCCCCAATATTCCCGATGAGTTGAGAGATTCCTCTGCGGGGGCCATTATGGCTTCTGCATTATTGGAATTAGCGGAATATGTAGAAGCAGGTAAAGCAGAAAAGTATGGCCAAGATGCGAAGCAAATGATCAATACTTTAACAGGTCCAGAATATATTGCGGCGGAAGGAACCAACGGTGGGTTTTTATTAAAGCATGGTGTAGGGCATATTCCTGAAAATTCTGAGATTGATGTGCCACTTACCTATGGGGACTATTATTTGGTAGAGGCGATGTTGCGATATTTGCAGTAA
- a CDS encoding BNR repeat-containing protein, giving the protein MNIRNLSRAMIGVLWVFSACKVSQPLGQETHETVVGEGWANNSINAVIFRRNSVTTFKDTQFTAYYDTSSHLVLAKRKLGSSSWEVQQTDYKGNTADAHNTISIAVDGDGFLHVSWDHHNNPLHYAKSTAPLSLELGKPTPMTGKLEQDVTYPEFHNLPNGDLVFFYRSGESGRGNMVMNRYDLTSKTWSQVHNNLIDGEGERNAYWQACVDLKGTIHLSWVWRETWDVSTNHDMAYAKSEDGGKTWQKSSGAVYRLPINSASAEYAWEIPQKSSLINQTAIYADKKGHPYIVSYWNDADRTQYQIVYKDKDGWKKASPGFRQSSFTLGGGGTKRIPISRPQVLVDQHWGKTALYLIFNDEERGNKVSMAYSPNLGDGEWELIDLTQTSVGQWEPSYDIELWKRKKKLHLFVQDVVQIDGEGLAEGRSSPIRILEVK; this is encoded by the coding sequence ATGAATATTCGAAATTTAAGCAGGGCAATGATAGGGGTTCTTTGGGTCTTTTCAGCCTGCAAAGTAAGCCAGCCACTTGGACAAGAAACCCATGAAACTGTAGTGGGAGAAGGTTGGGCAAATAATTCTATCAATGCGGTGATTTTTAGGAGAAACTCGGTGACCACTTTTAAGGATACCCAGTTCACTGCATATTATGATACAAGTAGTCACTTGGTATTGGCCAAACGGAAACTTGGAAGTAGCTCTTGGGAAGTACAACAAACAGATTATAAAGGAAACACGGCTGATGCCCACAATACCATCAGCATTGCAGTGGATGGCGATGGTTTTTTGCATGTCAGTTGGGATCATCATAACAACCCGCTTCACTATGCCAAAAGTACAGCTCCTTTGAGTCTTGAACTGGGCAAACCAACACCCATGACCGGCAAGCTGGAACAGGATGTTACCTATCCTGAATTTCACAATTTACCCAATGGGGATCTGGTGTTTTTTTATCGTTCGGGTGAGTCCGGGCGAGGTAACATGGTGATGAATAGGTATGACCTCACAAGTAAAACATGGAGCCAGGTGCACAATAACCTGATCGATGGTGAGGGAGAAAGAAATGCATATTGGCAAGCATGTGTAGACCTAAAAGGAACGATTCACCTTTCATGGGTTTGGAGGGAGACTTGGGATGTATCTACCAACCATGATATGGCCTATGCAAAATCTGAAGATGGAGGCAAGACTTGGCAAAAGTCCAGCGGTGCAGTTTATCGCTTGCCCATCAATTCAGCATCTGCTGAGTATGCATGGGAAATTCCTCAGAAGAGCAGTCTGATTAATCAAACAGCCATTTATGCAGACAAAAAAGGCCACCCGTATATTGTTTCCTATTGGAATGATGCTGACCGTACGCAGTATCAGATTGTTTATAAAGATAAGGATGGGTGGAAGAAGGCAAGCCCGGGATTTCGGCAGAGCTCATTTACTTTAGGCGGAGGGGGAACCAAGCGCATTCCTATTTCCCGTCCGCAAGTATTGGTGGATCAGCATTGGGGCAAAACAGCATTGTACCTCATTTTCAATGATGAAGAGCGGGGCAATAAGGTCTCTATGGCCTACTCGCCCAATTTGGGAGATGGAGAATGGGAGTTGATTGACCTGACCCAGACATCCGTGGGGCAGTGGGAACCAAGTTATGATATTGAGTTATGGAAACGCAAAAAGAAGCTTCACCTGTTCGTCCAAGATGTAGTTCAAATAGATGGTGAGGGACTTGCTGAAGGCCGTTCAAGCCCTATTAGAATATTAGAAGTCAAATAA
- a CDS encoding DUF2264 domain-containing protein, translating into MKILKTSLLGIGVFLLGALQLAFAQETNDGKKSREYYVTTLTKIADPVLTALSKNQLKATMPVEKTADAYGGREEVTYLEAFGRLLSGMAPWLELGADNTTEGKLRAKYIELAQKAIHNATDPDSPDFMNFTQHGQPLVDAAFFAQGLLRAPKQLWEPLSPDTKANVIAALKSSREISPYYSNWLLFTGMVEAALLKFDGEADMVRLAYPINKHKEWYLGDGMYGDGPEFHWDYYNSFVIQPMLLDITKVLKEHGNNMGNDFELFLKRGQRYAAIQERLISPEGTYPVIGRSMAYRFGAFQSLSQIALWEELPDNIKPAQVRGALEAVIRKHMEAENSMFDKDGWLTLGFYGHQPEVAEPYISTGSLYLCTEVFLVLGLPNNATFWSDQATDWTQKRIWSGGDATRDHAEK; encoded by the coding sequence ATGAAAATTCTAAAAACAAGCCTGTTAGGGATTGGCGTTTTTTTACTTGGGGCATTACAACTAGCTTTTGCCCAAGAAACAAATGACGGTAAAAAAAGTAGGGAATATTATGTCACTACACTGACCAAAATAGCAGACCCTGTCCTGACGGCTTTAAGTAAAAATCAGCTAAAGGCGACCATGCCAGTAGAAAAAACAGCTGATGCATATGGAGGTAGAGAGGAGGTAACTTATCTGGAAGCATTTGGAAGACTCCTTTCAGGAATGGCACCTTGGTTGGAGTTGGGTGCAGATAATACGACAGAAGGAAAACTGCGGGCCAAATACATTGAACTGGCCCAAAAGGCAATTCATAATGCCACGGATCCTGATTCTCCGGACTTTATGAATTTTACCCAACATGGTCAACCCTTGGTAGATGCGGCATTTTTTGCGCAAGGACTCTTGAGAGCTCCCAAGCAACTGTGGGAACCACTTTCTCCTGATACCAAGGCCAATGTAATCGCTGCCTTAAAATCCTCTAGAGAGATTTCTCCTTATTACAGTAATTGGCTGTTGTTTACAGGGATGGTGGAAGCGGCGTTGTTGAAGTTTGATGGCGAAGCAGACATGGTACGCTTAGCCTATCCCATTAATAAGCACAAAGAGTGGTATTTGGGTGATGGCATGTATGGAGATGGGCCGGAATTCCACTGGGATTATTACAATAGTTTCGTCATCCAACCGATGCTACTGGATATCACGAAAGTGCTTAAAGAGCATGGCAATAACATGGGGAATGATTTTGAATTGTTCTTGAAAAGGGGCCAGCGTTATGCTGCCATTCAGGAAAGGTTGATTTCTCCTGAAGGCACCTATCCAGTGATCGGAAGGTCAATGGCCTATCGTTTTGGGGCTTTTCAGTCCTTGTCTCAAATTGCCCTTTGGGAGGAACTTCCGGATAATATAAAGCCAGCCCAAGTGAGGGGAGCGTTGGAAGCGGTCATCCGAAAACATATGGAAGCTGAAAATAGCATGTTTGATAAAGATGGATGGTTGACTCTCGGTTTTTATGGCCATCAACCTGAGGTAGCTGAACCCTATATTTCTACTGGAAGCCTTTACCTCTGTACTGAGGTGTTTTTGGTTTTGGGCTTGCCAAATAATGCCACTTTTTGGTCTGACCAAGCAACAGACTGGACACAGAAAAGAATATGGTCAGGTGGTGATGCCACTCGTGACCATGCCGAAAAATAA
- a CDS encoding family 16 glycosylhydrolase has protein sequence MKSIYQNNLSKAIILFAGLFCCGAVAHAQGTSVEKKYTDYKLVWQEEFEEDGKPNEAYWSYENGLVRNHELQYYQAENAQIANGLLIITGKREQVKNERFEEGSDDWRKNQAHAQYSSASINTRGKKEFQYGIVEVRAKIDTALGMWPAIWTLGVSRGWPSNGEVDIMEYYRVNGEATILANAAWKKEGGPYASQWDESKIPFDQFLKQDPDWPNKFHIWKMVWTEESIKLYIDDQLLNAVDLNETTNPDGFNPFHQPHYILLNLAIGGNGGDPTNTSFPRTYQVDYVRVYQQID, from the coding sequence ATGAAAAGCATATACCAAAATAACCTATCTAAAGCGATAATCTTATTTGCTGGACTATTTTGCTGTGGGGCAGTCGCCCATGCGCAAGGAACCTCAGTGGAGAAGAAGTATACCGATTACAAACTGGTGTGGCAGGAGGAATTTGAGGAAGATGGAAAGCCTAACGAAGCTTATTGGTCTTATGAAAATGGACTTGTTAGAAATCATGAGTTACAGTATTATCAAGCTGAAAATGCACAAATAGCTAATGGCTTGCTCATCATCACAGGAAAAAGAGAGCAGGTAAAAAATGAAAGATTTGAAGAAGGTAGCGATGACTGGCGCAAAAACCAAGCACATGCCCAGTACTCATCAGCGAGTATCAATACGCGAGGAAAGAAAGAATTTCAATATGGGATTGTGGAAGTAAGGGCCAAGATTGACACGGCCTTGGGAATGTGGCCGGCCATTTGGACATTGGGTGTTTCAAGGGGATGGCCTTCAAACGGTGAGGTGGATATAATGGAATACTACAGGGTAAATGGAGAAGCAACTATTTTGGCCAACGCAGCGTGGAAAAAGGAGGGCGGACCTTATGCTTCTCAGTGGGACGAAAGCAAAATCCCTTTTGACCAATTCTTGAAACAAGACCCTGATTGGCCCAACAAGTTCCATATTTGGAAAATGGTATGGACAGAAGAATCTATCAAACTCTATATTGATGATCAACTGCTCAATGCGGTGGATTTAAATGAAACCACCAACCCAGATGGTTTTAATCCTTTTCATCAGCCTCATTATATTTTACTGAATTTGGCAATTGGAGGAAATGGTGGAGATCCAACCAATACTAGTTTCCCAAGAACTTATCAAGTGGATTATGTCCGGGTTTACCAGCAAATCGATTAG
- a CDS encoding DUF1080 domain-containing protein yields MKYALFMAAISCLILGNSCSQAQKTSSIQNSQEKWQTLFNGENLEGWIPKIHHHESGENYRNTFRAEDGAILVKYDGYDEGFDERYGHLFYEKPFSSFHLKWKYRFTDEWLEDAPSYTYRNSGVMFHSQSPESQLKEQDWPISVEWQMLAEAEEGVPRPTGNMCSPGTEVFFEGEMDPRHCINSSSATYKWDEWVDADLIVFEDSLVLHLVNGDTVLRYTKPQIGGGVAHRFDPELKVDGQMLKEGYIGLQSEGQGVLFKDIKIKDLSATN; encoded by the coding sequence ATGAAATACGCTCTCTTTATGGCGGCTATAAGCTGCCTCATTTTGGGAAACTCATGTTCGCAAGCCCAAAAAACATCGTCAATCCAAAATTCCCAAGAAAAATGGCAAACGCTCTTCAATGGAGAAAATTTGGAGGGCTGGATTCCTAAAATCCATCACCATGAATCAGGAGAAAATTATCGCAATACCTTCCGTGCAGAAGATGGTGCTATCTTGGTAAAGTATGATGGCTATGATGAAGGTTTTGATGAACGTTATGGACATTTATTTTATGAGAAACCTTTTTCCTCTTTTCACCTGAAGTGGAAATACAGATTCACAGATGAGTGGTTGGAGGACGCACCTAGCTACACTTACCGCAATAGTGGAGTCATGTTTCATTCCCAATCGCCTGAAAGCCAATTGAAAGAGCAGGATTGGCCTATTTCGGTGGAATGGCAAATGCTGGCTGAGGCCGAAGAAGGTGTGCCACGCCCAACAGGAAATATGTGCTCACCAGGCACGGAGGTCTTTTTCGAAGGAGAAATGGATCCAAGACATTGTATCAACTCGAGCTCTGCCACCTACAAATGGGATGAATGGGTAGATGCTGATTTGATTGTTTTTGAAGATTCTTTGGTTCTCCACTTGGTCAATGGAGATACTGTTTTGCGCTATACCAAACCTCAGATAGGCGGAGGGGTAGCCCACAGATTTGACCCGGAACTGAAAGTGGACGGACAAATGCTAAAGGAGGGTTATATAGGCCTTCAATCTGAAGGACAGGGGGTGTTGTTCAAGGATATCAAAATAAAGGATTTGTCAGCAACGAACTAA
- a CDS encoding RagB/SusD family nutrient uptake outer membrane protein → MKKHIKLFFSALCLVGVLSGCSEDFLDEEVLDSYAPEVLTDRLGFEAAVIGLHYQYGTMFTTTDDQTIRGVWQLGTDIAWAPAGRSNGDARPYFDYAILNSTDNAARKIWGAYYRLINNANVLIQSTSGEAVAGVTSEEMAVFRAEGKFFRALAYHNLVTHFGDVPLLTEPLAAPKTDFVRTSVAEVDNVILEDLLEAVEFLPNIGEASEDGRANKEMARQLLAEVYLRRGENAAAEAQCTAIIDGGRLSLVNGRYGVRANDPGDAFSDMFLFGNQRRSQGNTEGIWVLEAENPTDVTGGSSGAPQQRRVWVASYHDLPGMHPSDTTGGRGIARIRLNNWVVYDLYEETDMRNSKYNLKRTLYFNNPEARYDAIRGQEVPYGVDAEFTLGDGSTVKIFAADTIYKYVPYTLKWGQYDERDNFGWGMWKDFILMRLGETYLLRAEARMKQGNLDGAAADINVLRDRANASTVSASDIDLDFILDERARELLAEENRRKTLVRTGTLVDRATRLTGTTPLAGGALETTTGLNGNHLLMPIPQTEIDLNKDAELTQNNGY, encoded by the coding sequence ATGAAAAAACATATCAAACTATTCTTCAGTGCCCTATGTTTGGTGGGCGTTTTGTCCGGTTGTAGCGAAGACTTTCTGGATGAAGAGGTGTTGGACAGCTATGCACCGGAGGTATTGACTGACAGATTGGGTTTTGAGGCAGCAGTGATTGGCTTACACTACCAATACGGCACGATGTTTACCACCACTGATGATCAAACCATTCGGGGTGTATGGCAATTGGGGACAGATATTGCATGGGCTCCAGCAGGCCGCTCCAATGGAGATGCTAGGCCTTATTTTGATTATGCGATATTGAATTCCACCGACAATGCCGCAAGGAAAATTTGGGGGGCTTATTATAGGTTGATCAATAATGCCAATGTGTTGATCCAGAGTACTTCTGGTGAAGCGGTGGCTGGAGTAACATCAGAGGAAATGGCTGTTTTCAGGGCAGAAGGAAAATTCTTCCGGGCATTGGCCTATCATAACTTGGTTACGCACTTTGGAGATGTTCCTTTATTGACAGAACCATTGGCTGCACCAAAAACAGATTTTGTTCGAACTTCAGTGGCTGAGGTAGACAATGTGATATTGGAAGACCTTTTGGAAGCAGTTGAGTTCTTGCCAAATATTGGTGAAGCATCTGAAGATGGCCGTGCCAACAAAGAAATGGCCAGACAGCTATTGGCGGAGGTTTACCTCAGAAGAGGAGAGAATGCAGCAGCTGAGGCCCAATGCACAGCCATAATTGATGGGGGTAGATTGAGTTTGGTGAACGGTAGGTATGGTGTCAGGGCCAATGACCCTGGAGATGCTTTTTCTGACATGTTCCTGTTTGGGAATCAAAGAAGAAGTCAGGGAAATACCGAAGGAATTTGGGTCTTGGAAGCGGAAAACCCAACAGATGTAACTGGAGGTAGCTCCGGAGCTCCGCAACAACGTAGAGTGTGGGTAGCTTCTTATCATGATTTGCCTGGAATGCATCCATCCGATACTACAGGTGGAAGGGGGATTGCCAGAATCAGACTGAACAATTGGGTGGTGTATGACCTGTACGAGGAAACAGATATGAGGAATTCGAAGTACAACTTGAAAAGAACCCTGTATTTTAATAACCCTGAGGCAAGATATGATGCCATCAGAGGTCAAGAAGTTCCTTACGGAGTGGATGCCGAATTCACTTTAGGTGATGGCTCGACTGTGAAAATTTTCGCTGCCGATACCATTTATAAATATGTACCATATACTTTAAAATGGGGGCAATACGATGAAAGGGATAATTTTGGTTGGGGAATGTGGAAGGATTTCATCCTCATGCGACTAGGAGAGACATACCTGCTTAGAGCTGAAGCCAGGATGAAACAAGGAAACTTGGATGGCGCTGCAGCAGATATCAATGTCCTAAGGGATCGCGCAAATGCCAGCACGGTAAGTGCTTCGGATATAGACTTGGATTTTATCTTGGATGAAAGGGCAAGAGAATTGTTGGCTGAGGAAAACAGGAGAAAGACTTTGGTGAGAACGGGTACTTTGGTGGATAGAGCCACCAGGTTGACAGGTACCACACCATTGGCCGGAGGAGCATTAGAGACCACCACTGGTTTGAATGGAAATCACCTATTGATGCCGATTCCCCAAACAGAAATCGATTTGAACAAGGATGCTGAACTTACGCAGAACAATGGATACTAA
- a CDS encoding TonB-dependent receptor — MKHFVLRATGLFMISCLFFSSLFAQTGSKTITGVVVDESTQEPIPGATILEKGTSNGTATDLEGTFTLTLTTDTPVLNVSFIGYSSKEVTVGNASTLNITLSEDVGQLEEVVVVGYGTQKRSDITGSVASVPKERLTNLPVTNLTQAIQGTTAGLNVSQGSSVPGSTGGLQIRGVNSINANTSPFIVVDGSPYFGTINDLNANDIESIEILKDASAVAIYGTRGANGVILVTTKRGSQTDGTPKINYSGYVGFEGMAHVLDPMSPDAYVQKYEDYLIANNQPQTNVLPNASEVENYEAGITTDWLDEATQPGRISEHNLSISGGTEKIQYYVSGSHLKQKGVVKGYQYARTNFRTNIDAAITDWLKVGTSSFFTDNNYDGGRVNWLEATAMSPYTVPYDENGEYITFPMNPEQLFKNPLLGLTTDRLDRRRTLSGSGYADITPGFVEGLKYRFSATYVYNFDRFAGYTGREFNDLNGTANVSNTERANWVIENILSYSKDIEEHHFDVTALYSAQSVDYFYSSGQSRGFINDALSYNGMEAGTTQSTWSDANNYSLLSQMGRVNYSYDSRYLVTVTARRDGYSAFGSNTSKYGLFPSMALGWNIHNEDFMQNHPGLGELKLRFSYGQSGNQAIAPNQTVSTANTVLQPFGGAAQVGVLYNSLGNADLTWETTTSANLALDFGFLQNRIRGTVELYHTKTEDILLRRNLPTITGYNSVWANLGEMQNKGFELTLNTVNIENADFSWETSLNFSTYKNEIVDLYGDGRDDIGNQWFIGQPLRVIYDYEKAGIWQEGEDPSSVDPVAQPGDLKFVDQNGDGQITAEDRVIVGQRDPKWIGGLTNTFRYKNWNLSVFIQTSQGGLKSNRDLTYADEAWRRNLPADYGYWTPENPSNYWPSLAAYNRYRGFQFAEDYSYVRIKDVRLSYVVPQTFLERYNIGGLTLYAAGRNLHTFTNWFGWDPENTQVSRGSSGWENNYPLVRTFSVGLNLTL; from the coding sequence ATGAAGCACTTTGTATTAAGAGCGACAGGGCTTTTTATGATTTCCTGTCTTTTCTTTTCCTCTCTGTTCGCTCAGACAGGGAGCAAGACCATCACCGGTGTCGTCGTTGATGAGTCTACCCAAGAGCCCATCCCTGGGGCGACGATATTAGAGAAGGGAACTTCCAATGGTACAGCAACAGACCTAGAAGGAACGTTCACGTTGACACTTACCACCGATACACCGGTTCTTAATGTTTCTTTTATTGGTTACAGCAGTAAAGAAGTAACAGTAGGAAATGCATCAACACTTAACATTACTCTTAGTGAGGATGTGGGGCAACTGGAAGAGGTGGTTGTAGTGGGATATGGTACTCAGAAGCGATCAGATATTACAGGATCCGTAGCTTCGGTACCTAAAGAGCGATTAACCAACCTTCCTGTAACCAACCTTACCCAGGCAATTCAGGGTACAACAGCCGGGCTTAATGTAAGTCAGGGCTCTTCTGTACCAGGGAGCACAGGGGGATTACAGATTAGAGGGGTAAATTCCATCAATGCCAATACCAGTCCATTTATTGTGGTGGATGGATCGCCCTATTTTGGAACCATCAATGATTTAAATGCCAATGACATTGAATCCATTGAGATTTTGAAGGATGCCTCTGCAGTGGCCATTTACGGAACGCGTGGCGCCAATGGGGTGATCTTGGTGACTACCAAAAGAGGAAGCCAAACAGATGGTACTCCGAAGATCAATTACAGTGGTTATGTGGGGTTTGAAGGAATGGCTCATGTCCTTGACCCAATGAGCCCAGATGCATATGTACAGAAATACGAAGATTATCTAATTGCCAATAACCAACCACAGACCAATGTGCTTCCCAATGCTTCTGAAGTGGAAAACTATGAAGCAGGGATCACTACCGATTGGCTGGATGAAGCTACACAGCCGGGAAGGATTTCCGAGCACAATTTGAGTATTTCTGGTGGAACTGAGAAAATCCAGTATTATGTCTCTGGTAGCCACTTAAAGCAAAAAGGAGTGGTGAAAGGTTACCAATACGCAAGAACCAACTTCAGAACAAATATAGATGCGGCCATTACGGATTGGTTAAAAGTAGGAACCTCTTCCTTCTTTACAGACAACAATTATGATGGGGGTCGGGTGAACTGGTTAGAGGCTACTGCAATGAGCCCTTATACTGTGCCTTACGACGAAAATGGAGAATACATTACTTTTCCTATGAATCCAGAACAATTATTCAAAAATCCATTATTGGGCTTGACTACGGATCGCTTGGACAGAAGAAGAACACTTTCTGGTTCTGGATATGCTGATATTACACCTGGCTTTGTAGAAGGGCTTAAGTATCGATTTAGTGCAACTTATGTGTATAACTTTGATCGATTTGCAGGATATACCGGTAGGGAATTCAATGATTTGAACGGAACAGCCAATGTTTCCAACACAGAACGCGCCAATTGGGTAATTGAAAACATCCTTTCCTATTCAAAAGACATTGAAGAGCACCATTTTGATGTTACGGCATTGTACAGTGCTCAGAGTGTAGATTATTTTTACTCTAGTGGACAATCTAGGGGATTCATCAATGACGCACTTTCCTATAATGGCATGGAAGCAGGTACTACACAGTCCACTTGGTCAGATGCCAATAACTATTCTTTGCTTTCACAAATGGGAAGGGTTAACTATTCCTATGATAGCCGATATTTGGTTACAGTGACGGCGAGGAGAGATGGTTACTCTGCCTTTGGTTCCAATACCAGCAAATACGGACTCTTTCCTTCCATGGCTTTGGGTTGGAATATCCACAATGAAGATTTCATGCAGAATCATCCGGGACTTGGAGAGCTCAAGCTAAGGTTTTCTTATGGTCAATCCGGAAACCAAGCGATTGCTCCTAATCAAACAGTTTCTACAGCCAATACAGTATTACAGCCTTTTGGGGGAGCAGCCCAAGTTGGTGTGCTTTATAATTCACTGGGAAATGCTGACTTGACTTGGGAGACTACCACTTCTGCCAACTTGGCCTTGGACTTTGGATTCTTACAAAATAGAATTCGCGGTACGGTAGAGCTATACCACACCAAAACTGAGGACATCCTTTTAAGAAGAAACTTGCCGACCATTACTGGATACAACAGTGTATGGGCAAACCTTGGAGAAATGCAAAACAAAGGCTTTGAGCTGACCTTAAACACAGTCAACATTGAAAATGCAGATTTCAGTTGGGAGACTTCTCTGAACTTTTCCACTTACAAAAATGAAATCGTGGACCTATATGGAGATGGAAGGGATGATATCGGAAACCAGTGGTTTATTGGGCAGCCTTTAAGGGTAATCTATGATTATGAAAAGGCTGGTATTTGGCAAGAGGGAGAGGATCCTTCTTCCGTAGACCCAGTAGCTCAACCTGGTGACCTCAAATTTGTGGATCAAAATGGTGACGGACAGATTACGGCCGAAGACCGAGTGATCGTTGGGCAAAGAGACCCTAAATGGATCGGTGGTTTGACCAATACCTTCCGCTATAAAAACTGGAATTTGAGTGTTTTTATACAGACATCACAAGGTGGCTTGAAAAGTAACAGGGACTTGACTTATGCAGATGAGGCTTGGAGAAGAAACCTTCCAGCAGATTATGGATATTGGACACCAGAAAACCCAAGCAATTATTGGCCATCCCTTGCAGCCTATAACAGGTACAGAGGTTTCCAATTTGCGGAAGACTACAGCTATGTGAGGATCAAGGATGTGAGATTAAGTTATGTGGTGCCTCAAACCTTTTTGGAGCGCTATAATATTGGAGGTTTGACCTTGTATGCCGCGGGAAGGAACTTACACACCTTTACCAACTGGTTTGGTTGGGATCCTGAGAATACCCAGGTGTCGCGTGGTTCAAGCGGTTGGGAAAATAACTACCCTTTGGTCAGGACGTTTTCCGTTGGTCTTAATTTAACCCTTTAA